Within the Arthrobacter sp. V1I7 genome, the region TGATCCCCGTGCAGCGCGTGTACCCGGTGGCCATGTCCGCGAACCACTTGGCGATCTTTTCGGTGTCCCGTCCCAGCGGCCTGGTCAAGGTGATGTTGGGATATTTGAGCCGGGTGGGGAGTTGCCAGATGAAGGAGTTGTTACCACCCTCCTCCCGGGATTCGATCACCACTTCGCAGCCAAGGCCTTCGCAGGTGCTGAACGTCCCCAGTTCCATGTTGTCCAGCGCTACGTGGAACCGGACACTTACGGCAGTATCCACATCCTCGAGCATGATCTTCCTCAGTTCGCGTCGGTCCGCAGACCGCGGCGCTCGCGGTCAAGCAGCATTTCGGCCTTGATACGTCGAATCAGCGGCCCGGCGAGCCGCTTGGCAAGTTCTTCCAGCTGTTCCGGGCTCGCCTGGGCAGCGTTTCCGGCGGCCGTTGCTCCCGCCGGGGCGGCTCCCGCCGAGGCCTGTCCCGGTAGCCCCGGCCCGGCTGTTACCGGCTCCGCCCCCTGAACAGCCGCACCGCCATCCGCCCCTTCCGGTGCGGACGTTGGCGGTATCACCGGAGCCGGTACCGCCGTTGCAGAGTCCGGCGGAGGGATCTCGGCGTCCCGCTGCAGGACATTCTGGTTATGCCCGCGGTCCGCGGACGCGGCGGCGGCCAGGCCCAGGGTCAGCGGTCGTGAGATCGCCGGGCGGGACTCGGTGACTGTCGCCGCCG harbors:
- a CDS encoding phage tail protein; the protein is MLEDVDTAVSVRFHVALDNMELGTFSTCEGLGCEVVIESREEGGNNSFIWQLPTRLKYPNITLTRPLGRDTEKIAKWFADMATGYTRCTGIIEAMTGSGRKIAGWELYDVVPVRWKGPSLNPDQPKVIMETLEIAHHGFVSKMR